TGCTTGATTTTGAGGTTCTCCACCACCACTTCAATGGTCCAGTCACAGCTGGCGATGTCTTTCAAATCATCGTCAAAGTTACCGGTCTGAATGAGGCGCACGTCCTCTTTCTTGTACAAGGGTGACGGGTTGGAGGCAACCGCCGTTTGCAGGGCCGTGTTGACAATCCTGTTGCGCACCTGCTTGTTGTCCAGCGTCAGACCTTTGGCCTGTTCCTCGGGTAGCAGTTCGCGGGGTACCATGTCCAGAAGCAGGACCTGCACCCCAATGTTGGCGAAGTGGCAGGCAATGCGGGAACCCATGATTCCGGAGCCTAAGACTGCCACTTTCTTAATAATTCTTTTCATGTTTTATGATTGAGCTTACTAATAGATTACAAAACTGTACTAGCCGTTTTTAGCCTCTTTTCTGGAAATCAGGCCAAAAACGGAAACGGTATTATGTTATAACAGCTAAAAGACTTTCTTGCTCTCAATGAGCTCATTAATCTGGCCCACCACCTGAAAGAAGACCTGCAACTGGCTTTCCGGGATCAACTCACGCACCTTTTTATTGAACTGACGCACGGTTATGCGGCTTACTTCGCGCTTCTCCAAGCCCAACTCCGTCAACAGAATACGCACCGACCGCTTGTCTACAGTGTCTCCTTGCTTGTAGATGAGGCGTTTCTCTTCCATGCTTTTGAGAATACGGGTCAGACTGCGGGCTTCCAAACCCAGTAAGGGAGCAATCTTGGTGGCGGGCGTTCCTTTCTCTGGGTCTATGTTCAAGAGCACGAACCCAATGGAGGTGGTGATGTCGTTCTTGGCCGCCTCTGTATTATACATACGGGCAATGGCGTGCCAGCATACCTTGATATTATAGTCAACCGTTTCAGATGCTTTCATGCTGCTCATTCAGTATACATACCAAATATAGAAAAATATGTTATGCTTGCATACTATAATTAAATAATTTTTCTCTCCCGTCTTGGCGTTTTCTACCTCTTTTACGGAAACTAAGCCAAAAACGAAGGCAATAAAAAAACCCCGCGGTGGGCGGGGCTTTCTGATATTAGGCAGACCTGTAAAGGCCTTCTATCAATGGGCGGTAGTTGTTGGTGATAATCTTCCGCTTGATGCTCAGCTTAGGCGTCATCTCACCAGTTTCTACACTCCAGAGCTTAGGTAAGAGTACAAACTTTTTGATTTTCTCCCACTGGGCCAACTGCTCATTGAGGCGGTCAATCTCTTTCTGGTATTTCTCCAGCACCTCGGGCTTGGTAATCATGTCTGCGTCTGAGGTGTAGGGCATATTGTGGATTTTACACCAGTCCTTGAGACCTTCAAAAGCCGGCACAATCAGCGCACCCGGGAATTTCTCCCCTTCGCCCACTACCATCACCTGCTCAATCACCAGAGACTCTTTGAGTTTGTTCTCAATTAACTGCGGCGCGATGTACTTACCGCCAGAGGTCTTGAACATCTCTTTCTTGCGGTCGGTGATTTTGAGGAACTTGCCTTCTACCAACTCGCCTATGTCACCGGTATGGAACCAGCCGTCTGGGTCAATT
The nucleotide sequence above comes from Nibribacter ruber. Encoded proteins:
- a CDS encoding MarR family winged helix-turn-helix transcriptional regulator, translating into MKASETVDYNIKVCWHAIARMYNTEAAKNDITTSIGFVLLNIDPEKGTPATKIAPLLGLEARSLTRILKSMEEKRLIYKQGDTVDKRSVRILLTELGLEKREVSRITVRQFNKKVRELIPESQLQVFFQVVGQINELIESKKVF